One Cellulomonas taurus genomic region harbors:
- a CDS encoding DLW-39 family protein: MKKLLLLAAVAAVGYVAYTRYTAERDDRDLWAEVTDTVD, from the coding sequence GTGAAGAAGCTCCTGCTGCTCGCGGCGGTCGCCGCCGTCGGTTACGTCGCCTACACGCGGTACACCGCCGAGCGGGACGACCGGGACCTGTGGGCCGAGGTCACCGACACGGTCGACTGA
- a CDS encoding peptidylprolyl isomerase has product MYATLHTNRGDIRLELFPNHAPVTVENFRGLATGDKTWTDPATGEQKNTPLYDGVVFHRVIDGFMIQGGDPLGRGTGGPGYTFDDEIHPELRFSEPYLLAMANAGQRRDPISGKVGGTNGSQFFITVTETPHLNGKHTIFGKVADEDSKKVVDEIATTRTGPGDRPSQDVVIESVTIES; this is encoded by the coding sequence ATGTACGCGACTCTGCACACCAACCGTGGCGACATCCGCCTGGAGCTGTTCCCCAACCACGCCCCGGTCACCGTGGAGAACTTCCGCGGCCTGGCCACCGGCGACAAGACCTGGACCGACCCGGCGACCGGCGAGCAGAAGAACACCCCGCTGTACGACGGTGTGGTCTTCCACCGCGTGATCGACGGCTTCATGATCCAGGGCGGCGACCCGCTCGGCCGTGGCACCGGCGGCCCCGGCTACACCTTCGACGACGAGATCCACCCCGAGCTGCGGTTCTCCGAGCCGTACCTGCTCGCGATGGCGAACGCCGGTCAGCGCCGGGACCCGATCTCCGGCAAGGTCGGCGGGACCAACGGTTCGCAGTTCTTCATCACCGTGACCGAGACCCCGCACCTGAACGGCAAGCACACCATCTTCGGCAAGGTGGCCGACGAGGACAGCAAGAAGGTCGTGGACGAGATCGCCACCACCCGCACCGGCCCGGGCGACCGGCCGTCGCAGGACGTGGTGATCGAGTCGGTGACCATCGAGTCCTGA
- the gyrB gene encoding DNA topoisomerase (ATP-hydrolyzing) subunit B — translation MADQTPKPNGGDYGASAITVLEGLEAVRKRPGMYIGSTGARGLHHLVYEVVDNSVDEALAGYCDTIGVTLLADGGVRVSDNGRGIPVEMHPTEGKPTLEVVMTILHAGGKFGGGGYAVSGGLHGVGISVVNALSSRVESQVKRDGYAWEMDFADGGHPQGTIRQGEATDETGTTQTFWADPAIFETTVYDFETLRSRFQQMAFLNKGLRITLTDERPQGQDVDDEVTGAESGSDPAQASHRTVSYKYDGGLVDYVKHLNSTKKVDLVHPEVIDFEAEDTERKISLEIAMQWTSAYSESVFTYANTIATTEGGTHEEGFRAAMTSLVNRYARDKGILKEKDDNLTGDDIREGLTAVISVKLGEPQFEGQTKTKLGNTEAKTFVQRVVNEQLGDWLDSHPNEAKDVIRKAIQASQARMAARKAREATRRKGLLESNSMPGKLKDCQSNNAAECEIFIVEGDSAGGSAVRGRNPRTQAILPLRGKILNVERARLDKALGNAEVQALITAFGTGIAEDFDLSKLRYHKIVLMADADVDGQHIRTLLLTLLYRYMPELILQGHVYMAQPPLYRIKWSNSPHDYVYSDRERDAVLADGQANGKRIPKENGIQRYKGLGEMDYSELWDTTMDPEHRTLLQVTLEEAAAVDSVFSVLMGEDVESRRSFIQQNARDVRFLDI, via the coding sequence GTGGCCGATCAGACACCCAAGCCGAACGGCGGCGACTACGGCGCCTCCGCCATCACCGTCCTCGAGGGACTGGAGGCGGTGCGCAAGCGTCCGGGCATGTACATCGGCTCCACCGGTGCGCGCGGTCTGCACCACCTGGTGTACGAGGTGGTCGACAACTCGGTCGACGAGGCACTGGCCGGGTACTGCGACACGATCGGCGTGACGCTGCTGGCGGACGGCGGGGTGCGGGTCTCCGACAACGGCCGTGGCATCCCGGTCGAGATGCACCCCACCGAGGGCAAGCCGACCCTCGAGGTCGTCATGACGATCCTGCACGCCGGTGGCAAGTTCGGCGGCGGCGGCTACGCGGTCTCCGGTGGTCTGCACGGCGTCGGCATCTCCGTGGTGAACGCCCTGTCCAGCCGGGTCGAGTCGCAGGTCAAGCGGGACGGCTACGCCTGGGAGATGGACTTCGCCGACGGCGGCCACCCGCAGGGCACCATCCGTCAGGGCGAGGCCACCGACGAGACCGGCACCACCCAGACGTTCTGGGCCGACCCGGCGATCTTCGAGACCACGGTCTACGACTTCGAGACGCTGCGCTCCCGGTTCCAGCAGATGGCGTTCCTGAACAAGGGCCTGCGGATCACCCTCACGGACGAGCGCCCGCAGGGCCAGGACGTCGACGACGAGGTCACCGGTGCCGAGTCCGGCTCCGACCCGGCGCAGGCGTCGCACCGCACGGTCAGCTACAAGTACGACGGCGGTCTGGTCGACTACGTGAAGCACCTGAACTCGACCAAGAAGGTCGACCTGGTGCACCCCGAGGTGATCGACTTCGAGGCCGAGGACACCGAGCGCAAGATCTCCCTGGAGATCGCGATGCAGTGGACCAGCGCCTACTCCGAGTCGGTGTTCACCTACGCGAACACCATCGCCACCACCGAGGGCGGCACCCACGAGGAGGGCTTCCGGGCGGCGATGACCTCGCTGGTCAACCGGTACGCCCGGGACAAGGGCATCCTCAAGGAGAAGGACGACAACCTCACCGGCGACGACATCCGTGAGGGACTCACCGCCGTCATCTCGGTCAAGCTCGGCGAGCCGCAGTTCGAGGGCCAGACCAAGACCAAGCTCGGCAACACCGAGGCCAAGACCTTCGTGCAGCGGGTGGTGAACGAGCAGCTCGGCGACTGGCTGGACTCGCACCCGAACGAGGCCAAGGACGTGATCCGCAAGGCGATCCAGGCGTCCCAGGCGCGGATGGCCGCCCGCAAGGCGCGCGAGGCGACCCGGCGCAAGGGCCTGCTGGAGTCGAACTCGATGCCCGGCAAGCTGAAGGACTGCCAGTCCAACAACGCCGCCGAGTGCGAGATCTTCATCGTGGAGGGTGACTCGGCCGGTGGTTCCGCGGTCCGCGGCCGCAACCCGCGCACCCAGGCGATCCTCCCGCTGCGCGGCAAGATCCTGAACGTCGAGCGTGCCCGCCTGGACAAGGCGCTGGGCAACGCCGAGGTCCAGGCGCTGATCACCGCCTTCGGTACCGGCATCGCCGAGGACTTCGACCTGAGCAAGCTGCGCTATCACAAGATCGTCCTGATGGCGGACGCCGACGTCGACGGCCAGCACATCCGCACCCTGCTGCTCACCCTGCTCTACCGGTACATGCCGGAGCTGATCCTGCAGGGCCACGTCTACATGGCCCAGCCGCCGCTGTACCGGATCAAGTGGTCCAACTCCCCGCACGACTACGTCTACTCGGACCGGGAGCGGGACGCCGTGCTGGCCGACGGCCAGGCGAACGGCAAGCGGATCCCCAAGGAGAACGGCATCCAGCGCTACAAGGGTCTGGGTGAGATGGACTACTCCGAGCTGTGGGACACCACGATGGACCCGGAGCACCGCACCCTGCTGCAGGTGACCCTCGAGGAGGCCGCCGCCGTGGACAGCGTGTTCTCCGTGCTGATGGGCGAGGACGTCGAGTCGCGCCGCAGCTTCATCCAGCAGAACGCGCGCGACGTGCGCTTCCTGGACATCTGA
- the gnd gene encoding phosphogluconate dehydrogenase (NAD(+)-dependent, decarboxylating), which translates to MRIGLVGLGRMGANMRERMRRADIEVTGYDRNPEVSDVASLAELVEALPAGERIVWVMVPAGEVTHAVIEELSGLLAAGDLVIDGGNSYYGDDRTHADTLAAKDVHYLDVGVSGGVWGLENGYGLMVGGDAADVERALPIFDALRPEGPREEGFVHAGKVGAGHYAKMVHNGIEYGLMQAYAEGYELLEAKDIVEDIAGTMKAWQRGTVVRSWLLELLVKALEEDKEFHEIDGWVADSGEGRWTVDEAIEAAVPLPVITAALFARFQSRQDTSPAMKAVAALRQQFGGHAVKSAGGDIAGETPSGVRSEG; encoded by the coding sequence ATGCGGATCGGCCTGGTGGGTCTGGGCAGGATGGGCGCGAACATGCGGGAGCGCATGCGTCGAGCGGACATCGAGGTCACCGGTTACGACCGCAATCCGGAGGTCTCCGACGTCGCCTCCCTCGCGGAGCTGGTGGAGGCACTGCCCGCCGGTGAGCGGATCGTCTGGGTGATGGTCCCGGCCGGTGAGGTGACCCACGCCGTGATCGAGGAGCTGTCCGGGCTGCTGGCCGCGGGCGACCTGGTGATCGACGGCGGCAACTCGTACTACGGCGACGACCGCACCCACGCCGACACCCTGGCCGCCAAGGACGTGCACTACCTGGACGTCGGCGTCTCCGGTGGTGTCTGGGGCCTGGAGAACGGCTACGGCCTGATGGTCGGCGGCGACGCGGCGGACGTCGAGCGCGCGCTGCCGATCTTCGACGCCCTGCGGCCGGAGGGCCCCCGCGAGGAGGGCTTCGTGCACGCGGGCAAGGTCGGTGCCGGGCACTACGCCAAGATGGTGCACAACGGCATCGAGTACGGCCTGATGCAGGCCTACGCCGAGGGCTACGAGCTGCTCGAGGCCAAGGACATCGTCGAGGACATCGCCGGCACCATGAAGGCATGGCAGCGCGGCACCGTCGTGCGGTCCTGGCTGCTCGAGCTGCTGGTCAAGGCGCTCGAGGAGGACAAGGAGTTCCACGAGATCGACGGTTGGGTCGCGGACTCCGGCGAGGGTCGGTGGACCGTGGACGAGGCGATCGAGGCCGCTGTCCCGCTGCCGGTCATCACCGCCGCGCTGTTCGCACGCTTCCAGTCGCGCCAGGACACCTCCCCCGCGATGAAGGCCGTCGCCGCCCTGCGTCAGCAGTTCGGTGGGCACGCCGTGAAGTCCGCCGGCGGCGACATCGCCGGTGAGACGCCGTCCGGCGTGCGCTCGGAGGGCTGA
- a CDS encoding DUF721 domain-containing protein: MAGDLDPTIPVCEQVEGLTPAPQMARLALGRFKAVARSKGYRPGQQSTPRSPLSPADRGAPGVHPRDPQTVSATMSRLFRDRGWVPEISVGGVIGRWRDVVGDQIADHCTPESFTDGILLVRTDSTAWAQQLKLLAPQLVSRMAEDVGQGVVKDVRVLGPAGPGFGRGKRSVKGRGPRDTWG, from the coding sequence GTGGCGGGTGACCTGGACCCCACGATCCCGGTCTGCGAGCAGGTCGAGGGCCTGACCCCGGCGCCGCAGATGGCCCGTCTGGCTCTCGGGCGGTTCAAGGCGGTTGCCCGGTCCAAGGGCTACCGCCCGGGCCAGCAGTCGACGCCCCGCTCGCCGCTGAGCCCGGCGGACCGGGGTGCGCCGGGTGTGCATCCTCGCGATCCGCAGACCGTCTCAGCCACGATGTCCCGGTTGTTCCGCGACCGTGGGTGGGTGCCGGAGATCTCGGTCGGCGGCGTGATCGGCCGCTGGCGGGACGTGGTCGGCGACCAGATCGCCGACCACTGCACCCCGGAGAGCTTCACGGACGGGATCCTGCTGGTCCGCACCGATTCCACCGCGTGGGCGCAGCAGTTGAAGCTGCTCGCTCCGCAGCTGGTCAGCCGGATGGCGGAGGACGTGGGGCAGGGTGTGGTGAAGGACGTGCGGGTGCTCGGGCCGGCCGGTCCGGGCTTCGGCCGCGGGAAACGGTCGGTCAAGGGACGCGGCCCCCGGGACACCTGGGGCTGA
- a CDS encoding alpha/beta hydrolase, translated as MRSRLLLLLRGLIGVALIVAPSWTLLSTGDTVRHQHVSLAVLLGISALAGVLVLAFAVRSVVARSRPRPERTSANAAERGEGDATTEASTSHHSTRPRRVVRGIGTALGLVLLAVLAGASAWLRPFPATDAARAALVSDSTVTITESGGWYTFAPSSQATTGLVYSPGARVDVRATAAVLRPLAEAGYLVVVLKEPLGIALTDLGQSAGPIDAHPEITHWAVGGHSLGGVAAARFAEDHPQLVDGLLLHASYPLDDMSGADLAVTSISGSEDGLSTPAKVDASQAKLPADTTYVQVSGAVHAFFADYGAQPGDGTPTTSRADAQDQIVTASRELLDGISLGE; from the coding sequence GTGCGATCCCGACTTCTGCTTCTGCTGCGCGGCTTGATCGGCGTCGCGCTGATCGTCGCTCCCTCCTGGACCTTGCTGAGCACCGGCGACACCGTCCGGCACCAGCACGTGTCGTTGGCGGTCCTGCTGGGGATTTCCGCGCTGGCAGGCGTGCTGGTGCTCGCCTTCGCCGTGCGCTCAGTGGTCGCTCGCTCCCGCCCGCGGCCCGAACGGACGTCCGCCAACGCCGCCGAGCGTGGAGAAGGGGACGCGACGACGGAAGCGAGCACGTCTCACCACTCGACCCGACCCCGCCGGGTGGTGCGCGGTATCGGGACCGCACTCGGGCTGGTGCTCCTGGCCGTCCTGGCGGGGGCGAGCGCATGGCTGAGGCCATTCCCTGCGACCGACGCCGCACGGGCCGCACTGGTCTCCGACTCCACCGTGACGATCACCGAGTCCGGCGGCTGGTACACCTTCGCACCGAGCAGTCAGGCCACCACCGGCCTGGTCTACTCCCCCGGCGCCCGGGTCGACGTCCGCGCCACCGCGGCCGTCCTGCGCCCGCTCGCCGAGGCAGGGTACTTGGTGGTCGTGCTCAAGGAACCGCTCGGCATCGCGCTCACCGATCTCGGGCAGTCGGCGGGTCCGATCGACGCGCACCCGGAGATCACGCACTGGGCGGTCGGCGGCCATTCACTCGGTGGCGTGGCCGCCGCCCGGTTCGCCGAGGACCACCCGCAGCTGGTGGACGGTCTCCTGCTGCACGCGTCGTACCCGCTGGACGACATGAGCGGCGCCGACCTGGCGGTCACATCGATCTCCGGCTCCGAGGACGGCCTGAGCACCCCGGCCAAGGTCGACGCCTCGCAGGCGAAGCTGCCCGCGGACACCACGTACGTCCAGGTGTCCGGCGCGGTGCACGCCTTCTTCGCCGACTACGGTGCCCAGCCGGGTGACGGCACGCCGACCACCTCGCGCGCCGACGCCCAGGACCAGATCGTCACCGCGAGCCGGGAGCTGCTGGACGGGATTAGCCTCGGCGAATGA
- a CDS encoding DUF3566 domain-containing protein: MSDQKPPSIPPRKKSGKDDTAATPSTAPRSGAAARGAAVKTGGSTTTKATESVKPETATAAPAKTETAKPAGSAPKTETPAVTLTPVDRPAADRPSTDRPAKDRPSKDRPSKPAPSAASESGPRRVRLAVSRIDPWSVMKLSFLVSFAIGIMLVVAVSAVWLALNGMHVFASINDLVTEILADSNFDLLDYVSYDRVISATALISIVNVFLITALSTIGAFIYNISAALVGGVHLTMTDD, encoded by the coding sequence GTGAGCGATCAGAAGCCGCCGTCGATTCCGCCGCGCAAGAAGTCGGGCAAGGACGACACCGCTGCCACCCCCAGCACCGCACCGCGTTCCGGTGCCGCAGCCCGGGGTGCCGCGGTCAAGACCGGTGGATCGACCACCACCAAGGCCACCGAGTCGGTGAAGCCGGAGACCGCCACCGCGGCTCCCGCCAAGACCGAGACGGCCAAGCCCGCGGGATCCGCGCCGAAGACCGAGACCCCGGCCGTCACGCTCACCCCGGTGGACCGCCCGGCCGCTGACCGTCCCAGCACCGACCGCCCGGCCAAGGACCGTCCGAGCAAGGACCGCCCGAGCAAGCCGGCCCCGTCCGCCGCCAGCGAGTCCGGTCCGCGCCGGGTGCGGCTCGCGGTGTCCCGCATCGACCCGTGGTCGGTGATGAAGCTGTCGTTCCTGGTGTCCTTCGCGATCGGCATCATGCTGGTCGTCGCGGTCTCCGCGGTCTGGCTGGCCCTGAACGGGATGCACGTCTTCGCCAGCATCAACGACCTGGTCACCGAGATCCTCGCGGACTCCAACTTCGACCTGCTCGACTACGTGTCCTACGACCGGGTGATCTCCGCGACCGCGCTGATCTCGATCGTGAACGTCTTCCTGATCACCGCGCTGAGCACCATCGGGGCGTTCATCTACAACATCTCGGCGGCTCTGGTGGGCGGCGTACACCTCACCATGACCGACGACTGA
- a CDS encoding DUF2200 domain-containing protein, whose translation MSRIFSQSFASVYPAYLAKAERKGRTAAEVDQIILWLTGFTEVEFRAHLERGSTFTEFFVAAPMNPHTDLITGVVCGIRVEEVEDPLMQQIRWLDKLIDELAKGKAMDKILRA comes from the coding sequence ATGAGCCGGATCTTCAGCCAGAGCTTCGCGTCGGTGTATCCGGCGTACCTCGCCAAGGCCGAGCGCAAGGGGCGCACGGCGGCCGAGGTCGATCAGATCATCCTCTGGTTGACCGGGTTCACCGAGGTCGAGTTCCGCGCGCACCTGGAACGCGGGTCGACGTTCACCGAGTTCTTCGTCGCCGCCCCGATGAACCCACACACCGACCTGATCACCGGCGTGGTGTGCGGCATCCGGGTCGAAGAGGTCGAGGACCCCCTGATGCAGCAGATCCGTTGGCTGGACAAGCTGATCGACGAGCTGGCCAAGGGGAAGGCAATGGACAAGATCCTGCGCGCCTGA
- the recF gene encoding DNA replication/repair protein RecF (All proteins in this family for which functions are known are DNA-binding proteins that assist the filamentation of RecA onto DNA for the initiation of recombination or recombinational repair.), producing the protein MYVSHLSLTDFRSYHQVDLTFGPGITAFVGPNGQGKTNLVEAIGYVSTFASHRVPSDAPLVRAGASAAVVRSRIVRAQDDGSERSLVLDIQLGSGKQNRVKLNGSPSRSRDVIGALRSVLFAPEDLSLVKGDPDGRRRFVDALCVQITPRLAGVFAEYDRVVRQRTALLKSAAGMRGARLDLSTLDIWDAKLAELAARVIVARHAVVAALAPYVAAAYREVSDDQGTAELTYKSSVEPLAAPGDPVAVEADVLRALEHVRRKELDRGLCLVGPHRDDLVLTLGGLPAKGYASHGESWSFALALRLASYQLLSHGPQQGTIDGETDLWVADSGPDGEPVLMLDDVFAELDAKRRTRLATMVADARQVFVTAAVPGDVPPQLAGDRFDVLASEVTRGG; encoded by the coding sequence ATGTACGTCTCCCACCTGTCGCTGACGGACTTCCGGTCGTACCACCAGGTCGATCTGACCTTCGGACCGGGGATCACCGCGTTCGTCGGACCGAACGGACAGGGGAAGACGAATCTGGTCGAGGCGATCGGCTACGTGTCGACCTTCGCCAGCCACCGCGTGCCGTCCGACGCCCCGCTCGTGCGAGCCGGGGCGTCGGCGGCGGTGGTGCGGTCCCGGATCGTGCGCGCTCAGGACGATGGCTCCGAGCGCTCCCTGGTGCTGGACATCCAGCTCGGCTCCGGGAAGCAGAACCGGGTCAAGCTCAACGGGTCGCCGTCGCGCTCCCGGGACGTGATCGGCGCGTTGCGCTCGGTGCTGTTCGCCCCGGAGGACCTGTCGCTGGTCAAGGGCGATCCCGATGGTCGGCGCCGGTTCGTCGACGCGCTGTGCGTGCAGATCACGCCGCGGCTGGCCGGGGTGTTCGCCGAGTACGACCGGGTGGTCCGGCAGCGCACCGCACTGCTGAAGTCGGCGGCCGGGATGCGCGGCGCACGCCTGGACCTCAGCACGTTGGACATCTGGGACGCCAAGCTGGCCGAGCTGGCGGCGCGGGTGATCGTGGCCCGGCACGCCGTGGTCGCGGCCCTGGCACCGTATGTGGCGGCCGCGTACCGCGAGGTCAGCGATGACCAGGGCACCGCCGAGCTGACCTACAAGTCGTCGGTCGAGCCGCTGGCGGCCCCCGGTGACCCGGTCGCCGTCGAGGCCGACGTGCTGCGCGCGCTGGAGCATGTCCGGCGCAAGGAGCTCGACCGCGGGCTGTGCCTGGTCGGACCGCACCGGGACGATCTGGTGCTCACCCTCGGCGGACTGCCGGCCAAGGGGTACGCCAGCCACGGCGAGTCGTGGTCCTTCGCCCTGGCCCTGCGTCTGGCGTCGTACCAGCTGCTCAGCCACGGACCGCAGCAGGGCACCATCGACGGCGAGACCGACCTTTGGGTCGCGGACTCCGGACCGGACGGCGAACCGGTGCTGATGCTGGACGACGTCTTCGCCGAGCTGGATGCCAAGCGCCGCACCCGGCTGGCCACGATGGTCGCCGATGCTCGCCAGGTGTTCGTCACCGCGGCCGTCCCGGGCGACGTGCCGCCGCAGCTGGCCGGTGATCGCTTCGACGTGCTGGCATCGGAGGTCACCCGTGGCGGGTGA
- the gyrA gene encoding DNA gyrase subunit A — translation MTELTGDNIQHGNIEQVDLQLEMQQSYLDYAMAVIVGRALPEVRDGLKPVHRRVLYAMYDGGYRPDRQFSKCSRVVGDVMGKYHPHGDTAIYDALVRLVQDWSLRYPLVAGQGNFGSPGDDPAAAPRYTECKMAPLAMEMVRDIDEDTVDFQDNYDGRTQEPAVLPSRFPNLLVNGSAGIAVGMATNIPPHNLREVAEGVRWHLDHPEASHEELLAALLTRIKGPDFPTGATILGHKGIQEAYRTGRGSITMRAVVEVEEIQGRICLVVTELPYQVNPDTLAKKIADLVRDNRVQGIADIRDETSGRTGQRLVIVLKRDAVAKVVLNNLYKHTQLQETFGANMLALVDGVPRTLSVDAFIRHWTAHQIDVIQRRTSFRLRKAEEAIHIFRGYLKALDALDEVIALIRRSPDVEEARAGLMALLDIDEVQANAILTLQLRRLAALERQKILDDYAKLEAEITEYRAILGSGERQRSIVREELDEIVDRYGDERRTTILPYDGEVSVEDLIAEEDIVVTITRSGYAKRTRTDAYRAQKRGGKGVRGATLREDDIVDHFSVTTTHNWLLFFTNFGRVYRAKAYELPEGGRDAKGQHVANLLAFQPGEKIAQVLDIRTYDAAEYLVLATRSGLVKKTRLTEYDTNRTGGVIAINLREDDNGVADELVSARAVNSDQDLILVSRKGQSVRFTASDDTLRPMGRATSGVTGMKFRGDDDLLSMDVVREDAFLFTVTEGGIAKRTALTVENYRQQGRGGLGIKVANLPESNGDLVGALVVDTDDEVMVIMERGKIVRSAVSEVNATGRTTQGVIFAKPDKNDRIIAVARNSERQVEEDAGTVDEDSSTATDVPVADDTTPEEAGE, via the coding sequence GTGACCGAACTGACCGGCGACAACATCCAGCACGGCAACATCGAGCAGGTCGATCTCCAGCTGGAGATGCAGCAGTCGTACCTCGACTACGCGATGGCCGTGATCGTGGGCCGTGCCCTGCCCGAGGTGCGCGACGGCCTCAAGCCCGTGCACCGTCGCGTGCTCTACGCCATGTACGACGGCGGCTACCGACCCGACCGCCAGTTCTCCAAGTGCTCGCGCGTCGTCGGCGACGTGATGGGCAAGTACCACCCGCACGGTGACACCGCGATCTACGACGCTCTGGTCCGCCTGGTCCAGGACTGGTCGCTGCGCTACCCGCTGGTCGCCGGCCAGGGGAACTTCGGCTCCCCCGGTGACGATCCGGCCGCCGCACCGCGGTACACCGAGTGCAAGATGGCGCCGCTGGCCATGGAGATGGTCCGGGACATCGACGAGGACACCGTCGACTTCCAGGACAACTACGACGGCCGCACCCAGGAGCCGGCGGTCCTGCCGTCGCGCTTCCCGAACCTGCTGGTCAACGGCTCGGCCGGCATCGCGGTCGGCATGGCGACCAACATTCCGCCGCACAACCTGCGCGAGGTCGCCGAGGGCGTCCGCTGGCACCTGGACCACCCGGAGGCCAGCCACGAGGAACTGCTCGCGGCGCTGCTGACCCGGATCAAGGGCCCGGACTTCCCCACCGGCGCGACCATCCTGGGTCACAAGGGGATCCAGGAGGCCTACCGCACCGGCCGTGGCTCGATCACGATGCGCGCGGTGGTCGAGGTCGAGGAGATCCAGGGCCGGATCTGCCTGGTCGTCACCGAGCTGCCGTACCAGGTCAACCCGGACACCCTGGCCAAGAAGATCGCCGACCTGGTGCGGGACAACCGGGTGCAGGGCATCGCGGACATCCGCGACGAGACCTCGGGCCGTACCGGCCAGCGCCTGGTGATCGTGCTCAAGCGCGACGCGGTCGCCAAGGTGGTGCTGAACAACCTCTACAAGCACACCCAGCTGCAGGAGACCTTCGGCGCGAACATGCTCGCCCTGGTCGACGGGGTGCCGCGCACGCTGAGCGTGGACGCCTTCATCCGGCACTGGACCGCGCACCAGATCGACGTCATCCAGCGTCGGACCAGCTTCCGGCTGCGCAAGGCCGAGGAAGCGATCCACATCTTCCGCGGCTACCTCAAGGCGCTGGACGCGCTGGACGAGGTCATCGCGCTGATCCGTCGCTCCCCTGACGTCGAGGAGGCACGCGCCGGGCTGATGGCGCTGCTGGACATCGACGAGGTGCAGGCCAACGCGATCCTGACCCTGCAGCTGCGCCGCCTGGCAGCGCTGGAGCGGCAGAAGATCCTGGACGACTACGCCAAGCTCGAGGCCGAGATCACCGAGTACCGGGCGATCCTCGGTTCCGGCGAGCGGCAGCGGTCGATCGTCCGCGAGGAGCTGGACGAGATCGTCGACCGCTACGGCGATGAGCGGCGCACGACGATCCTGCCCTACGACGGTGAGGTCTCGGTCGAGGACCTGATCGCCGAGGAGGACATCGTCGTCACGATCACCCGCAGTGGCTACGCCAAGCGAACCCGGACTGACGCGTACCGGGCGCAGAAGCGTGGCGGCAAGGGCGTGCGCGGCGCGACCCTGCGCGAGGACGACATCGTCGACCACTTCTCGGTGACCACGACGCACAACTGGCTGCTGTTCTTCACGAACTTCGGTCGGGTGTACCGGGCCAAGGCCTACGAGCTGCCCGAGGGCGGCCGCGACGCCAAGGGTCAGCACGTGGCGAACCTGCTGGCCTTCCAGCCCGGGGAGAAGATCGCCCAGGTGCTGGACATCCGCACCTACGACGCGGCGGAGTACCTGGTGCTCGCCACCCGGTCCGGTCTGGTGAAGAAGACCCGGCTGACCGAGTACGACACCAACCGCACCGGCGGCGTGATCGCGATCAACCTGCGCGAGGACGACAACGGCGTGGCGGACGAGCTGGTCTCGGCCCGCGCGGTGAACTCCGACCAGGACCTGATCCTGGTGTCCCGCAAGGGCCAGTCCGTGCGGTTCACCGCCTCGGACGACACCCTGCGTCCGATGGGCCGGGCGACCTCCGGTGTCACCGGCATGAAGTTCCGCGGCGACGACGACCTGCTGTCGATGGACGTCGTGCGCGAGGACGCCTTCCTGTTCACCGTGACCGAGGGCGGCATCGCCAAGCGCACCGCCCTCACGGTGGAGAACTACCGGCAGCAGGGCCGTGGCGGGCTGGGCATCAAGGTCGCGAACCTGCCCGAGTCCAACGGTGACCTGGTCGGTGCCCTCGTGGTCGACACCGACGACGAGGTGATGGTCATCATGGAGCGCGGCAAGATCGTCCGCTCCGCGGTCAGCGAGGTCAACGCGACCGGCCGGACCACCCAGGGCGTCATCTTCGCCAAGCCCGACAAGAACGACCGGATCATCGCCGTGGCGCGCAACAGTGAGCGTCAGGTCGAGGAGGATGCCGGTACCGTGGACGAGGATTCCAGCACAGCGACGGACGTCCCGGTCGCTGACGACACCACCCCCGAGGAGGCCGGCGAGTGA